One Manihot esculenta cultivar AM560-2 chromosome 18, M.esculenta_v8, whole genome shotgun sequence genomic window carries:
- the LOC110606249 gene encoding uncharacterized protein LOC110606249, whose product MTGYPFTWEHGRNSDGWVESRLDRVFTNVQWRTRFSNFTAEVLGFSTSDHLPILLAVKCFVDQHHAHRFRFENTWLREAGCRTLISDIWQLSPDMDVEGKLVACRTALKSWGTNLRLLHKAEMDESLAIMARLRGAYGAASARKRKNTTVKLLDDSNVWHDKNSGLEEVMSGYFTSLFTSHDCNSEPNASLLAPYSCDEVKSAAFSMKIDKSPGLDGFNPGFFQHYWDIISGDVSRFCIDCLHSGSLPSKLNETALVLIPKKGVPEQMSDLHPIALCNVVYKIMTKMIVNRLKSILPSIVSKSQSAFISGHNIQDNIILAFEAMHRFNMFHRKKKLSGALKMDISKAYDRLEWDFIRDMLIRMGFAQRWVALVFSCSSTVRYWILHNGREIGLILPTRELRQGDPLSPDLFILCAEGLSRLLQEVEEKPDLGNYLGLPSHIGSNKREVFSFVKDRLWKRLNSWKHRALSQAGKERMMTRYWWSKGADQNRGIHWLGWHRMAKHRLDSGTWVTRSLVKAGAYWRIGNSRSVSIWSHPWLKEALDSLVSTPPPPNCTLSVVADLMIGHRWNESLIAQLFNDRDRSCILNIPLSLSSHPDAWCWKFASKGHYFVKSAYRFLVAGFRHREGSEIWSHFWKTKVPPKVLNFCWRALVNVVPCLSLLQSRRVPVDSMCPLCHEAPETVLHILVQCPFARSCWLSSPFGWPAFSAASLRENNVVWKAQQWRGACSDSTSCTNAVSALTVWSPPPQGWIKVNIDASLNSQRSSLGFGCVVRDANGRFMAAKAGCFCSQMEVKCAEAMTF is encoded by the exons ATGACGGGATATCCTTTTACATGGGAGCATGGAAGAAATAGTGATGGCTGGGTGGAATCTAGGTTGGACCGTGTTTTTACTAATGTTCAGTGGCGTACCAGGTTTTCTAATTTTACTGCTGAAGTATTGGGTTTCTCTACTTCGGACCATTTGCCTATTCTTCTTGCTGTCAAATGCTTTGTGGATCAGCATCATGCTCATCGTTTTCGGTTTGAGAATACGTGGCTCCGTGAGGCAGGTTGTCGAACCCTAATTTCGGATATTTGGCAACTCTCTCCAGATATGGACGTTGAGGGTAAGCTTGTGGCCTGTCGTACTGCTTTGAAATCGTGGGGCACGAATCTTAGACTTCTGCATAAAGCTGAGATGGACGAGAGTCTTGCTATTATGGCCCGTCTACGCGGTGCATATGG TGCTGCTTCTGCTCGAAAACGGAAAAATACAACTGTTAAACTGCTGGATGACTCGAACGTGTGGCATGATAAGAATTCGGGTCTGGAAGAGGTGATGTCTGGATATTTTACGTCTCTCTTTACTTCTCATGATTGTAATTCTGAACCA AATGCATCTCTTTTAGCTCCTTACAGTTGTGACGAGGTAAAATCTGCAGCTTTTTCTATGAAAATTGATAAATCTCCTGGGTTAGATGGTTTCAATCCTGGTTTTTTCCAGCATTATTGGGATATTATTAGTGGGGATGTGTCTCGTTTTTGTATTGATTGCTTGCATTCAGGGTCTCTCCCCTCGAAATTGAATGAGACTGCTTTAGTTTTGATACCTAAGAAGGGTGTCCCTGAGCAAATGAGTGATTTGCATCCTATTGCCCTCTGTAACGTGGTTTATAAGATCATGACTAAGATGATAGTTAACCGGCTTAAGTCCATCTTGCCGTCTATTGTCTCGAAAAGCCAGAGCGCTTTTATTTCTGGGCACAACATTCAAGACAATATAATCTTAGCTTTTGAGGCTATGCATAGATTTAATATGTTTCATCGAAAGAAAAAGTTATCTGGGGCCCTTAAAATGGACATCAGCAAAGCCTATGATAGACTGGAGTGGGATTTCATTCGTGACATGCTCATTCGTATGGGGTTTGCGCAGCGATGGGTTGCTTTGGTGTTTTCTTGTAGCTCCACTGTTCGTTATTGGATTCTGCATAATGGCAGGGAAATCGGCCTTATCTTACCAACGAGGGAACTGAGGCAAGGAGATCCCTTGTCGCCTGATTTATTCATTCTTTGTGCTGAGGGGCTATCCCGCCTTTTGCAAGAA GTTGAGGAGAAGCCGGATTTGGGTAATTATTTGGGACTCCCTTCTCATATTGGTAGTAACAAGAGGGAAGTGTTCAGTTTTGTTAAGGACCGTTTGTGGAAGCGGCTGAATTCATGGAAGCATCGTGCGCTATCCCAAGCAGGTAAAGAG CGTATGATGACCCGGTATTGGTGGAGTAAGGGTGCTGATCAAAATCGTGGTATTCACTGGCTGGGTTGGCATAGAATGGCGAAGCACAGACTGGACAGCGG TACATGGGTGACTCGAAGTCTGGTTAAAGCTGGTGCTTATTGGAGAATTGGGAATAGCAGGTCAGTTTCTATTTGGTCTCACCCTTGGTTGAAAGAGGCGCTCGACTCATTGGTTTCTACACCCCCTCCTCCGAATTGTACTCTTTCTGTTGTTGCAGATCTTATGATCGGCCATAGATGGAATGAGAGTTTAATAGCTCAGTTGTTCAATGACAGAGATAGGAGTTGTATTTTGAACATCCCTCTAAGTCTTTCTTCGCACCCAGATGCATGGTGCTGGAAGTTTGCGTCCAAGGGTCACTATTTTGTCAAGAGTGCTTACAGATTTCTGGTTGCTGGGTTTCGACATAGGGAAGGTAGTGAGATATGGAGTCATTTTTGGAAGACGAAGGTGCCTCCTAAAGTGCTTAATTTCTGCTGGCGTGCTTTAGTTAATGTTGTTCCTTGCCTCTCTTTGCTTCAGTCTAGGAGAGTTCCGGTTGATTCGATGTGTCCGTTGTGTCATGAGGCTCCTGAGACTGTCTTGCATATTCTTGTTCAATGTCCTTTTGCCCGCAGTTGCTGGTTGAGTTCGCCTTTTGGTTGGCCTGCATTCTCCGCTGCCTCTCTTAGGGA AAATAATGTTGtttggaaagctcag caatggaGGGGGGCCTGCTCTGATTCTACCAGCTGCACCAATGCTGTGTCGGCTTTGACTGTCTGGTCTCCTCCACCGCAGGGTTGGATTAAGGTTAATATTGATGCCTCTTTAAACTCACAACGAAGTTCACTAGGCTTTGGCTGTGTAGTCCGAGATGCTAATGGTAGATTTATGGCGGCTAAAGCAGGCTGTTTTTGCAGTCAGATGGAGGTTAAGTGTGCTGAGGCAATGACTTTTTGA